The Strix aluco isolate bStrAlu1 chromosome 1, bStrAlu1.hap1, whole genome shotgun sequence genome has a window encoding:
- the MLH1 gene encoding DNA mismatch repair protein Mlh1 isoform X3: MHIFTLHKPLEIAPQNVDVNVHPTKHEVHFLHEDSILERVQQHVESKLLGSNSSRMYFTQTLLPGADCSSSEVVKSAASSSAVTKGTSDKVYAHQMVRTDSREQKLDAFLQPVNNPLSTGAPEATTEATAGPLEGVARPQDAEMEDVSDRVEMADVQGDTAVPGGLSESGRLSPETVPPRKRPREDMDIEMEKDDSRKDMTAACTPRRRIINLTSVLTLQEEISNQAHANLQEMLHDHSFVGCVSPQWALAQYQTKLYLLNTTKLSQELFYQILIYDFANFGVLRLSEPAPLYELSMLALEDPESGWTEEDGPKEGLAEYIVEFLKKKTEMLKDYFSLEIDEEGNLIGLPLLIDNYVPPLEGLPMFILRLATEVNWDEEKECFESLSKELAMFYSIRKQYIIDEANLTTSQNEDSDSSSTTWKWTVEHVLYKAFRTHLLPPKHFTEDGNILQLANLPDLYKVFERC, encoded by the exons atgcatatttttactCTTCATAAACC ccTGGAAATAGCCCCTCAGAACGTAGATGTGAATGTGCACCCTACAAAACACGAGGTCCACTTCCTTCATGAGGACAGTATTCTGGAGCGTGTGCAACAGCACGTAGAGAGCAAGTTATTGGGGTCTAATTCTTCAAGGATGTACTTCACTCAG ACATTGCTTCCAGGGGCCGACTGTTCTTCCAGTGAGGTGGTAAAATCAGCAGCGAGCTCTTCTGCAGTTACCAAAGGAACCAGTGATAAGGTTTATGCGCATCAGATGGTCCGCACTGATTCCCGAGAGCAGAAATTGGATGCTTTCCTTCAGCCGGTGAACAACCCCCTAAGTACAGGCGCCCCTGAAGCGACGACAGAGGCTACTGCAGGACCTCTGGAGGGTGTGGCCAGGCCACAGGATGCTGAAATGGAAGATGTCAGTGATCGAGTTGAAATGGCAGATGTTCAGGGGGACACAGCGGTGCCTGGGGGGCTGAGCGAAAGTGGACGCCTGTCTCCTGAGACAGTGCCTCCTCG AAAGAGACCACGGGAAGACATGGACATAGAAATGGAGAAAGATGACAGCAGGAAGGACAtgactgctgcctgcacccctagAAGAAGAATCATCAATTTGACCAGTGTATTGACTCTCCAGGAGGAAATTAGTAACCAGGCACATGCAA ATCTTCAGGAGATGCTACATGATCACTCGTTTGTTGGCTGTGTCAGTCCTCAGTGGGCTCTGGCCCAGTATCAGACAAAACTGTATCTTCTCAATACCACAAAACTCAG CCAAGAACTCTTCTATCAGATACTTATTTATGACTTTGCAAACTTTGGAGTCTTAAGGTTGTCA GAGCCAGCTCCTTTGTATGAGCTTTCAATGCTTGCTTTAGAGGATCCTGAAAGTGGCTGGACAGAAGAAGATGGCCCAAAAGAGGGGCTTGCCGAGTACATTGTGGAGTTTCtgaaaaagaagactgaaatgttgaaagattatttttctcttgaaattgATGAG GAAGGAAACCTGATTGGGTTACCACTTCTGATAGACAACTATGTTCCGCCGCTGGAAGGACTGCCCATGTTCATCCTTCGCTTGGCCACAGAG GTAAACTGGGATGAAGAAAAGGAGTGTTTTGAAAGCCTAAGTAAAGAATTAGCTATGTTCTACTCCATTAGAAAGCAATATATAATAGATGAAGCCAACCTGACAACCTCTCAG aaTGAAGATTCTGACTCCAGTTCAACCACATGGAAATGGACAGTGGAACATGTACTTTACAAAGCTTTTAGGACTCATCTTTTACCTCCTAAACACTTCACAGAAGATGGGAACATTTTGCAGCTTGCTAACCTGCCTGACCTCTACAAAGTCTTTGAGAGATGTTGA
- the MLH1 gene encoding DNA mismatch repair protein Mlh1 isoform X2, with the protein MHIFTLHKPSIGRVSRFAESHRNGLCCLFAKNLEIAPQNVDVNVHPTKHEVHFLHEDSILERVQQHVESKLLGSNSSRMYFTQTLLPGADCSSSEVVKSAASSSAVTKGTSDKVYAHQMVRTDSREQKLDAFLQPVNNPLSTGAPEATTEATAGPLEGVARPQDAEMEDVSDRVEMADVQGDTAVPGGLSESGRLSPETVPPRKRPREDMDIEMEKDDSRKDMTAACTPRRRIINLTSVLTLQEEISNQAHANLQEMLHDHSFVGCVSPQWALAQYQTKLYLLNTTKLSQELFYQILIYDFANFGVLRLSEPAPLYELSMLALEDPESGWTEEDGPKEGLAEYIVEFLKKKTEMLKDYFSLEIDEEGNLIGLPLLIDNYVPPLEGLPMFILRLATEVNWDEEKECFESLSKELAMFYSIRKQYIIDEANLTTSQNEDSDSSSTTWKWTVEHVLYKAFRTHLLPPKHFTEDGNILQLANLPDLYKVFERC; encoded by the exons atgcatatttttactCTTCATAAACC ATCGATTGGTAGAGTCAGCCGCTTTGCGGAAAGCCATAGAAACGGTTTATGCTGCTTATTTGCCAAAAA ccTGGAAATAGCCCCTCAGAACGTAGATGTGAATGTGCACCCTACAAAACACGAGGTCCACTTCCTTCATGAGGACAGTATTCTGGAGCGTGTGCAACAGCACGTAGAGAGCAAGTTATTGGGGTCTAATTCTTCAAGGATGTACTTCACTCAG ACATTGCTTCCAGGGGCCGACTGTTCTTCCAGTGAGGTGGTAAAATCAGCAGCGAGCTCTTCTGCAGTTACCAAAGGAACCAGTGATAAGGTTTATGCGCATCAGATGGTCCGCACTGATTCCCGAGAGCAGAAATTGGATGCTTTCCTTCAGCCGGTGAACAACCCCCTAAGTACAGGCGCCCCTGAAGCGACGACAGAGGCTACTGCAGGACCTCTGGAGGGTGTGGCCAGGCCACAGGATGCTGAAATGGAAGATGTCAGTGATCGAGTTGAAATGGCAGATGTTCAGGGGGACACAGCGGTGCCTGGGGGGCTGAGCGAAAGTGGACGCCTGTCTCCTGAGACAGTGCCTCCTCG AAAGAGACCACGGGAAGACATGGACATAGAAATGGAGAAAGATGACAGCAGGAAGGACAtgactgctgcctgcacccctagAAGAAGAATCATCAATTTGACCAGTGTATTGACTCTCCAGGAGGAAATTAGTAACCAGGCACATGCAA ATCTTCAGGAGATGCTACATGATCACTCGTTTGTTGGCTGTGTCAGTCCTCAGTGGGCTCTGGCCCAGTATCAGACAAAACTGTATCTTCTCAATACCACAAAACTCAG CCAAGAACTCTTCTATCAGATACTTATTTATGACTTTGCAAACTTTGGAGTCTTAAGGTTGTCA GAGCCAGCTCCTTTGTATGAGCTTTCAATGCTTGCTTTAGAGGATCCTGAAAGTGGCTGGACAGAAGAAGATGGCCCAAAAGAGGGGCTTGCCGAGTACATTGTGGAGTTTCtgaaaaagaagactgaaatgttgaaagattatttttctcttgaaattgATGAG GAAGGAAACCTGATTGGGTTACCACTTCTGATAGACAACTATGTTCCGCCGCTGGAAGGACTGCCCATGTTCATCCTTCGCTTGGCCACAGAG GTAAACTGGGATGAAGAAAAGGAGTGTTTTGAAAGCCTAAGTAAAGAATTAGCTATGTTCTACTCCATTAGAAAGCAATATATAATAGATGAAGCCAACCTGACAACCTCTCAG aaTGAAGATTCTGACTCCAGTTCAACCACATGGAAATGGACAGTGGAACATGTACTTTACAAAGCTTTTAGGACTCATCTTTTACCTCCTAAACACTTCACAGAAGATGGGAACATTTTGCAGCTTGCTAACCTGCCTGACCTCTACAAAGTCTTTGAGAGATGTTGA